In the Helianthus annuus cultivar XRQ/B chromosome 11, HanXRQr2.0-SUNRISE, whole genome shotgun sequence genome, one interval contains:
- the LOC110942582 gene encoding uncharacterized protein LOC110942582 → METHVDASNVPDVCKKVCRSWSWASNVVCRTKGTRILVGWDADVVDVMVLSQSDQVMHTQIVFKLDQKMLFCSFVYADNHYKNRRLSWNNLCTHHSFMKDNPWAIMGDFNSSLFLEDSLTSTSSSSIGMREFKECVNNIEVFDINTSGLHYRWTNKQKQGAVFKKIDRILGNNSFIDGFPTVAASFHPYHISDHSPCILALPSVTREKPKPFKFVNLLADKKGFTEEVKRVWETDVQGFAMYQVVQKLKALKTPLRKLFKQQGNLHEKVKVARNNLDDCQHAIDNNPLSLDLKNQHANFVKMYMEAVRDEALFLQQKSKVDWLSLGDSNMKFFHNVVKVKNHRSRIFSIWDANGNLYEGGMVPQVMVDHYTQFFGTAGIINLDPLPDLFVNVLSSQKADAMV, encoded by the coding sequence ATGGAGACTCATGTGGATGCGTCTAATGTTCCGGATGTCTGTAAAAAGGTGTGTCGTTCATGGAGTTGGGCTTCAAACGTTGTTTGTCGTACCAAGGGAACGCGTATATTGGTGGGATGGGATGCTGATGTGGTGGATGTTATGGTATTATCTCAATCTGATCAGGTTATGCATACCCAGATTGTTTTTAAACTTGATCAAAAAATGTTATTTTGCTCTTTTGTTTATGCCGATAACCATTACAAGAATAGACGACTATCGTGGAACAACTTGTGTACTCATCACTCTTTTATGAAGGATAATCCTTGGGCTATTATGGGCGATTTTAACTCATCGTTATTTCTTGAAGATTCTCTCACAAGCACATCTTCAAGCAGTATAGGGATGAGGGAGTTCAAGGAGTGTGTAAACAATATAGAGGTGTTTGACATAAATACTTCGGGTTTGCATTATAGGTGGACGAATAAACAGAAACAGGGTGCCGTCTTCAAGAAAATTGATAGAATCCTTGGGAATAATTCATTTATTGACGGATTCCCTACGGTTGCGGCTTCGTTTCATCCGTACCATATCTCGGACCATTCTCCTTGTATACTTGCTTTGCCAAGTGTCACAAGGGAGAAGCCAAAACCGTTTAAGTTTGTTAATCTATTGGCGGATAAAAAAGGATTTACGGAGGAGGTTAAACGGGTGTGGGAAACTGATGTTCAAGGGTTTGCTATGTACCAAGTTGTTCAGAAACTTAAGGCTCTTAAGACTCCGCTACGGAAACTGTTTAAGCAGCAAGGTAATTTGCATGAGAAGGTCAAAGTCGCTCGGAACAATCTGGATGATTGCCAGCATGCTATTGATAATAATCCTCTAAGCTTGGATTTGAAAAATCAGCATGCTAATTTTGTTAAAATGTATATGGAGGCGGTGCGGGATGAAGCCTTATTCTTACAACAGAAATCTAAAGTTGATTGGTTATCGCTGGGTGACTCAAATATGAAGTTTTTCCACAATGTGGTTAAAGTGAAAAATCATAGGAGCAGAATCTTTTCAATTTGGGATGCCAATGGAAATCTTTATGAGGGAGGAATGGTTCCGCAGGTGATGGTTGATCATTATACGCAATTTTTTGGGACCGCGGGTATTATAAATCTTGATCCGTTGCCGGATCTGTTTGTTAATGTGTTGTCGAGTCAGAaagcggatgctatggtttga